A single window of Salmo salar chromosome ssa21, Ssal_v3.1, whole genome shotgun sequence DNA harbors:
- the LOC106581946 gene encoding probable G-protein coupled receptor 82, which yields MNITTDDIQQMSFVNASVRWLNVTSNNPERQCWLHPDPFDTQVKPWLYLVLSLLGFLANGLTLREFRSLGRTPTVILTLNMVTSDLLLCTSFLFRVVYYRRGHIWSGEDKACQAAMLTGITVFYVNLYCNMMLLLWTSVTRYATVVRPCPALLVPFTRPRGCWVLCLVTWVTVVTVVSASMVLQFGRGKGRGDRCFDVLENHHREVLNNQHCLGVALFFVILTFILVSYGGLVLHLQKVRGSKNTNTRGVSTGMTAGDRRVSCRVEEGCGVSLGEREGRGENIQGVDLEVHSGAGERQGVKSGSLRVRRKILAVVVVFVACFLPYHVQRAVTLLSPHGGDCEKFRTQWKVTNATITIAALSCIVHPLLHLALRHLTCCRRLQ from the exons ATGAATATAACAACAGATGATATACAACAAATGTCTTTCGTCAACGCATCTGTTCGCTGGCTCAATGTAACCAGCAACAATCCAGAAAG acAGTGTTGGCTACACCCTGACCCCTTCGACACACAAGTTAAACCCTGGCTCTACCTGGTCCTGTCACTCCTGGGTTTCCTAGCCAACGGCCTGACCCTGCGTGAATTCAGGAGTTTGGGGAGGACCCCTACCGTCAtcctgaccctcaacatggtgacctctgacctcttgCTGTGCACCAGCTTCCTGTTCCGGGTGGTATACTACCGGAGGGGTCACATCTGGTCTGGAGAGGACAAGGCGTGTCAAGCCGCCATGCTAACCGGGATAACAGTCTTCTACGTCAACCTCTACTGTAACATGATGCTGCTTCTCTGGACCAGTGTGACGCGCTACGCCACCGTG GTGCGGCCTTGCCCTGCTCTCCTCGTGCCCTTCACTAGGCCCAGAGGATGCTGGGTACTCTGCCTCGTCACCTGGGTAACTGTGGTAACGGTGGTGAGTGCCAGTATGGTACTTCAGTTTGGACGAGGAAAAGGAAGAGGAGACCGCTGCTTTGACGTGTTGGAGAATCACCACAGAGAAGTGTTAAACAACCAACACTGCCTGGGGGTGGCCCTGTTTTTTGTGATTCTCACCTTTATTCTGGTCAGCTATGGGGGATTAGTGTTGCATCTGCAGAAGGTCAGGGGGTCCAAGAACACAAACACCAGGGGGGTGAGTACGGGGATGACCGCAGGGGATAGGAGGGTGAGTTGTCGGGTGGAAGAGGGGTGTGGGGTGAGTTTaggggagagggagggcaggggggAGAACATACAGGGTGTAGACTTGGAGGTGCATTCAGGGgcaggagagaggcagggggtgaAGAGTGGTAGTCTGAGAGTACGAAGGAAGATCCTAGCTGTGGTTGTGGTGTTTGTGGCATGTTTCCTGCCCTACCATGTCCAGCGTGCAGTGACCCTGCTCTCACCACATGGGGGAGACTGTGAGAAGTTCAGAACACAGTGGAAGGTGACAAACGCAACCATAACCATAGCAGCTCTGAGCTGCATTGTACATCCCTTACTCCATCTGGCCTTGCGCCACTTGACCTGCTGCAGAAGACTACAGTAA